In a genomic window of Occallatibacter riparius:
- a CDS encoding flagellin N-terminal helical domain-containing protein — protein sequence MALGVLNNLSAIYAEHNLNNTNTSLQSVLQQLSSGSRINSGADDAAGLSLVNGLGANAKALTQSATNATEGVGLLQVADGALSQVTNLLNRAITLATEASNGTLNASQAAAADQEYQSILSEINNIGSTTTYNQNQVFTGSTVNIYTGDSSSTGASIDSLYFAQLSSTSMGDANGTISYGSGQSTFVDLTASGAGANAQTTDSITAGSTITFTILQANGTTVTKSVSTGGTTPYSNTVGGMIQAINNAGLGVTATFTTRAAAGVVGGTGTDTGIQISGTFVGSGTGPTAAGYHVGVDNSTGTTMKDTQAGVAQGAAQNSVNGGLSSGIATLSYTAAAGGSTSLAGTKLTTTAFAQGALSLLNAAVSSVASQDGYIGAQINTLNAISQVMSTQQENIVSAQNAIQATDYASATSAMSKYQILSQTGIAALAQANSMQQEVTKLLQ from the coding sequence ATGGCCCTCGGTGTATTGAACAACCTGTCAGCGATCTATGCTGAGCACAATCTGAACAACACGAATACGAGCCTGCAGAGCGTTCTCCAGCAGCTCTCTTCGGGTTCCAGGATTAACTCGGGCGCAGACGACGCCGCCGGCCTTTCTCTCGTGAACGGCCTGGGGGCGAACGCCAAGGCGCTCACCCAATCGGCTACCAACGCTACGGAAGGCGTGGGCCTTCTCCAGGTGGCCGACGGAGCGCTCTCGCAGGTGACCAACCTGCTGAATCGCGCCATCACTCTCGCGACCGAAGCTTCCAACGGCACGCTGAACGCCTCGCAGGCAGCGGCGGCCGATCAGGAATACCAGTCGATCCTGTCGGAGATCAACAACATCGGTTCCACTACGACTTACAACCAGAACCAGGTCTTCACGGGGTCGACGGTCAACATCTATACGGGAGACTCGTCGAGCACGGGCGCTTCAATCGACAGCCTTTACTTCGCACAGCTCAGTTCCACTTCGATGGGCGACGCCAACGGCACCATCTCTTACGGTTCCGGCCAAAGCACCTTCGTGGATCTGACCGCCAGCGGAGCTGGCGCCAACGCCCAGACCACCGACTCCATCACGGCCGGGAGCACCATCACGTTCACGATTCTTCAGGCCAACGGCACCACGGTCACAAAGAGCGTTTCGACTGGTGGCACCACCCCCTACAGCAACACCGTTGGTGGCATGATCCAGGCCATCAACAACGCGGGGCTGGGCGTGACGGCGACATTCACAACGCGCGCTGCGGCCGGCGTGGTCGGCGGTACCGGAACCGATACGGGCATCCAGATCTCCGGCACTTTTGTAGGCTCAGGTACAGGTCCCACCGCAGCCGGATATCACGTCGGTGTCGATAACAGTACCGGAACCACGATGAAAGACACGCAGGCCGGCGTCGCTCAAGGTGCCGCGCAGAACTCGGTCAATGGCGGATTGAGCAGCGGCATCGCTACTCTCAGCTACACTGCCGCGGCGGGCGGCTCGACGAGCCTCGCCGGTACCAAGCTCACCACGACGGCATTTGCTCAAGGCGCTTTGTCGCTCCTCAATGCCGCAGTCTCTTCGGTCGCATCGCAGGACGGCTACATCGGCGCGCAGATCAACACGCTGAACGCCATCAGCCAGGTCATGAGCACGCAGCAGGAGAACATTGTCTCGGCGCAGAACGCCATCCAGGCCACCGACTATGCCTCCGCGACTTCAGCAATGTCGAAGTACCAGATTCTGAGCCAGACGGGCATTGCAGCGCTGGCCCAGGCCAACAGCATGCAGCAGGAAGTGACCAAGCTTTTGCAGTAA
- a CDS encoding NAD(P)(+) transhydrogenase (Re/Si-specific) subunit beta, with protein sequence MNFATYSPSMYFMEATYLIASILFILSLKMMSHPDTARRGMFLAEGGMFAAVVGTLIGGHIISWTWIIAGLSLGSIIGAWMAVSVPMTAMPQRTALSHAFGALAAALVGIGEFLVNINELGPVKRGALGFEIILGALTTTGSLIAAGKLQGIVPGRPIQFKGQNIVNLATAAAMAGCFFYFWFNPEASAVFYSMLGIAFLFGVMLVIPIGSADMPVVMSLLNSYAGLAAAATGFVLGNNVLIIAGTLDGFSGFILSVLMCKAMNRSITNVLFGGFGSVIAEETHSAGGVMREISLDDAAMQLAFASRVIFVPGYGLATAQAQHAVRELADMLEERGVTVKYAIHPVAGRMPGHMNVLLAEANVPYSALYEMEQINPEFPSTDVAVVIGANDVVNPDARDNPKSLIAGMPILEVDRARSVIVLKRGQGRGFSGLENPLFFKSCTSMLYGDAKSSLTHLAQAVQHV encoded by the coding sequence GTGAATTTCGCCACCTACTCTCCTTCGATGTATTTCATGGAAGCGACGTACCTGATCGCGTCGATTCTCTTCATCCTTTCGCTGAAGATGATGTCGCACCCTGACACCGCGCGGCGAGGGATGTTCCTTGCGGAAGGCGGCATGTTTGCCGCGGTAGTGGGAACGCTCATTGGCGGGCACATCATCTCATGGACGTGGATCATCGCCGGTCTAAGCCTCGGATCCATCATCGGCGCGTGGATGGCTGTATCTGTGCCGATGACGGCGATGCCGCAGCGAACCGCGCTTTCACACGCGTTCGGCGCGCTGGCGGCGGCGCTGGTCGGTATTGGCGAGTTCCTGGTGAACATCAACGAGCTTGGCCCGGTGAAGCGTGGCGCACTCGGATTCGAAATCATCCTGGGCGCGCTCACAACGACGGGTTCGCTGATTGCGGCGGGCAAGCTGCAGGGCATTGTTCCGGGCAGACCGATCCAGTTCAAGGGGCAGAACATCGTGAACCTCGCGACCGCGGCTGCGATGGCAGGATGCTTCTTCTACTTCTGGTTCAATCCTGAAGCAAGCGCGGTGTTTTACAGCATGCTCGGCATTGCGTTCCTGTTTGGTGTGATGCTGGTGATTCCGATCGGCTCGGCGGATATGCCTGTCGTGATGTCGCTGTTGAATTCCTATGCTGGCCTCGCGGCGGCGGCAACAGGATTTGTGCTCGGAAACAACGTGCTCATCATCGCCGGCACGCTCGACGGCTTCTCGGGATTCATTCTGTCAGTGCTGATGTGCAAAGCGATGAACCGGTCTATCACCAATGTGCTGTTCGGCGGGTTCGGCTCGGTGATCGCGGAGGAAACACATTCCGCCGGCGGCGTGATGCGCGAGATCTCGCTGGACGACGCGGCCATGCAGTTGGCGTTTGCCAGCCGCGTCATCTTCGTTCCCGGGTATGGTTTGGCAACTGCGCAGGCCCAGCACGCGGTGCGTGAGCTGGCCGACATGCTTGAGGAGCGCGGCGTGACGGTCAAGTATGCGATTCATCCAGTAGCGGGACGCATGCCGGGACACATGAATGTGCTGCTTGCCGAAGCGAATGTGCCCTATTCGGCTTTGTATGAGATGGAGCAAATCAACCCGGAATTTCCATCGACTGATGTTGCAGTGGTGATCGGCGCAAACGATGTGGTGAATCCCGACGCACGCGACAATCCGAAGTCGCTGATCGCGGGCATGCCGATCCTTGAGGTGGATCGCGCTCGAAGCGTAATCGTGTTGAAACGCGGGCAGGGGCGCGGCTTCTCGGGCCTCGAGAATCCGCTGTTCTTCAAGTCGTGCACTTCCATGCTCTACGGAGATGCCAAATCGAGCCTGACCCACCTGGCACAGGCGGTGCAGCACGTTTAG
- a CDS encoding NAD(P) transhydrogenase subunit alpha, with product MNANVFSPAVLIASVYVFALAAFLGYQVISRVPPLLHTPLMSATNAISGISLIGSLVLAGSKGYPLPAHILGFVAVTTATINVVGGFGITDRMLKMFKNRAAAAKKEEAK from the coding sequence ATGAATGCGAATGTCTTCAGTCCCGCTGTATTGATCGCTTCCGTATACGTGTTCGCGCTGGCGGCGTTTCTTGGCTACCAGGTCATCAGCCGCGTGCCCCCCCTGCTGCACACGCCGTTGATGTCGGCCACGAATGCCATCTCGGGCATTTCGCTGATCGGCTCGCTGGTGCTGGCGGGATCAAAGGGCTATCCGCTGCCTGCGCACATTCTGGGCTTCGTGGCCGTGACTACCGCCACCATCAACGTGGTGGGCGGCTTCGGCATTACGGATCGCATGCTGAAGATGTTCAAGAACCGCGCGGCGGCCGCGAAGAAGGAGGAAGCGAAGTGA
- a CDS encoding NAD(P) transhydrogenase subunit alpha: MLLGILKETSPGESRVALLPESLKGLKAQGIDISVEAGAGAAAGARDADYAEAGATITTNRADLLASADVLPGVNALDPADQARLKAGAVVIGFLKPLDASSALQAAIERGATLFSMELVPRITRAQSMDALSSMATVAGYKAIVMAADRLPRLFPMLMTAAGTVPPAKVFVIGAGVAGLQAIATARRLGAVVEAYDVRAAAGEQVRSLGAKFLDVDLGGINTEGGGGYAAELTEEALDRGRDLITKTAAHSDVIVSTAQVPGRPAPRLIRREAVEAMRPGAVLVDLAAPAGGNCELTKPGVTQQINGVTLLAPLNLPAEVPVDASKLYARNVLNFLGLIVKKGELAIDLTDEVLAGACVAHQGKPVNPRVAKLLEPIASSS; encoded by the coding sequence GTGTTACTAGGGATCTTGAAGGAGACGTCTCCCGGCGAGTCGCGTGTCGCTCTCTTGCCTGAGAGTCTTAAGGGACTGAAAGCTCAGGGGATCGATATTTCGGTTGAAGCGGGTGCGGGCGCGGCAGCGGGCGCCCGGGATGCGGACTATGCCGAAGCAGGCGCCACTATTACGACGAATCGGGCCGACCTGCTGGCCAGCGCCGATGTGTTGCCAGGGGTGAATGCGCTTGACCCCGCCGACCAGGCTCGCTTGAAAGCAGGCGCCGTGGTGATCGGCTTCCTGAAGCCGCTCGACGCGTCCTCGGCTCTGCAGGCTGCGATCGAGCGCGGCGCGACGCTGTTCAGCATGGAACTGGTTCCGCGCATCACGCGCGCGCAGTCGATGGACGCCCTCTCATCGATGGCCACGGTAGCTGGATACAAGGCCATCGTGATGGCGGCCGACCGGCTGCCGCGCCTCTTTCCCATGCTGATGACGGCGGCGGGAACGGTTCCGCCCGCCAAGGTGTTCGTGATCGGCGCGGGCGTGGCGGGGCTGCAGGCCATCGCTACGGCGCGCAGACTGGGCGCGGTCGTCGAAGCGTATGACGTGCGCGCTGCAGCAGGTGAACAGGTGCGATCGTTGGGGGCAAAGTTCCTCGACGTCGACCTGGGAGGAATCAATACCGAGGGCGGCGGCGGATATGCGGCAGAGCTGACCGAGGAGGCTCTCGATCGCGGACGGGACCTCATTACGAAGACCGCGGCTCACTCCGACGTGATCGTAAGCACCGCGCAAGTGCCGGGACGGCCGGCACCGCGGCTCATCCGACGCGAGGCCGTGGAAGCGATGCGGCCGGGTGCGGTGCTGGTGGACCTGGCTGCTCCCGCGGGGGGCAACTGCGAGCTCACCAAGCCCGGAGTCACGCAGCAGATCAATGGAGTCACGCTGCTGGCGCCTCTGAACCTGCCGGCCGAGGTCCCAGTCGATGCGAGCAAGCTCTACGCGCGCAATGTACTCAACTTCCTCGGGCTCATTGTGAAGAAGGGCGAGCTGGCGATCGACCTGACGGATGAAGTTTTGGCCGGGGCGTGTGTGGCGCACCAGGGCAAGCCAGTTAATCCGAGAGTTGCGAAATTGCTGGAGCCGATAGCCAGTAGCTCGTAG
- a CDS encoding winged helix-turn-helix domain-containing protein yields MNLSAVDSSRGTGPRFRFGDYCLEPDGTLLRHQVPVHLPAKELAALRLLLQHAGHIVTPQQLRDTVWGDVHVTADSIPRCISSLRARLEAEDRIQTIYKQGYRLTGEVEKDVMSTAADPALLRLALVPFSCGPNVPEHMGQAVAEDATARLTALRPQIFSMLARDSAFTLADKGMSAQQVGEALQADLVLTGTVQILGRHFRLRMELIRIEDGTQIWVEDALVSRDRAAALQEMVVERLAFRSGVNVETPSSVPSGSDHHSRAFDTFLRGRYEWQSTEPHRMQDGLRYLHHAIELDPGLLQARVDIVRATVTQELLGYTAPRIAGQQVKHIAESLREHEDARAAILPALAWMKFHVDRDLTAAQSMFDCGINRPFDPWEARIRALFAASRHRFSEATGLLSAAVEKDPYSPWLNAELALVYHLSGKNGESMRQVARCLDLSPDHVAGRLYGGAILAFNGEAERAISLTKELAQQTPYFDMAIAVHAYALACNGDRNAAEDWLERLQWLSHERYVVRSFASPAYAALGDCECAMAELRAGDEDRCPWFFAMLSDPRLKPLHDLAEFQAMRAQLEAMECAATEIAEATPEPLPQ; encoded by the coding sequence ATGAATCTATCTGCAGTCGACTCGTCGCGAGGCACAGGACCCAGGTTCAGGTTTGGAGACTACTGTCTCGAACCGGACGGTACGCTTCTCCGCCACCAGGTTCCGGTGCATCTTCCCGCGAAGGAACTTGCCGCCCTGCGGCTGCTACTTCAGCATGCCGGCCACATCGTCACTCCGCAGCAGTTGCGCGACACGGTTTGGGGAGACGTTCACGTCACAGCCGACAGCATTCCGCGATGCATCTCGTCGCTGCGCGCGAGGCTCGAAGCTGAAGACCGCATTCAGACAATCTACAAGCAGGGATACCGCCTCACCGGAGAGGTGGAGAAGGACGTTATGTCTACGGCTGCCGATCCAGCGCTGCTTCGTCTGGCTTTGGTTCCTTTTTCCTGCGGGCCGAACGTGCCGGAGCACATGGGACAAGCGGTAGCCGAAGATGCTACCGCAAGGCTGACGGCGTTACGGCCGCAGATCTTCTCAATGCTGGCGCGCGATTCAGCGTTCACGCTCGCCGACAAAGGTATGAGCGCCCAGCAGGTGGGTGAAGCGCTGCAGGCGGATCTGGTCCTGACGGGAACCGTGCAGATCTTGGGCCGGCATTTTCGCCTGCGCATGGAATTGATTCGCATAGAGGACGGGACGCAGATCTGGGTGGAAGATGCATTAGTCTCGCGCGATCGTGCGGCCGCTCTGCAAGAGATGGTTGTTGAACGGCTTGCCTTCAGATCTGGCGTCAACGTCGAAACACCTTCGTCTGTACCGAGCGGTTCAGATCACCACAGCCGCGCGTTCGACACATTTTTGCGCGGCCGTTACGAATGGCAGTCGACGGAGCCCCACAGGATGCAGGACGGGCTTCGTTACCTGCATCACGCGATTGAGTTGGACCCGGGACTGCTGCAGGCGCGCGTGGACATCGTTCGCGCCACCGTGACGCAGGAACTTCTCGGCTATACAGCGCCTCGAATTGCCGGACAGCAGGTCAAGCATATCGCCGAGTCGCTGAGGGAGCACGAGGATGCGCGCGCGGCGATTCTTCCTGCGCTGGCATGGATGAAGTTCCACGTGGATCGTGACCTGACCGCCGCACAGAGCATGTTCGATTGCGGCATCAATCGCCCATTCGACCCGTGGGAAGCACGCATTCGCGCTTTATTTGCAGCCAGCCGCCACCGCTTCAGCGAAGCCACAGGATTGTTGAGTGCAGCGGTCGAAAAGGACCCGTATTCGCCGTGGTTGAATGCGGAACTGGCGCTGGTTTATCACCTCTCCGGAAAAAACGGCGAAAGCATGCGGCAGGTGGCGCGGTGTCTTGATCTCAGTCCGGATCACGTGGCGGGCCGGCTGTATGGCGGCGCGATTCTGGCATTCAACGGTGAAGCGGAGCGCGCCATCTCCCTCACGAAAGAGCTGGCACAGCAGACGCCGTATTTCGATATGGCGATTGCCGTCCACGCCTACGCCTTGGCCTGCAACGGAGATCGGAATGCGGCTGAGGACTGGCTGGAGCGCCTGCAGTGGCTCAGCCATGAACGCTACGTAGTACGATCTTTCGCCTCGCCGGCCTATGCCGCGCTGGGCGATTGCGAATGCGCGATGGCCGAACTTCGCGCTGGAGACGAGGACCGCTGCCCCTGGTTCTTTGCCATGCTCTCGGACCCGCGGTTGAAACCGCTGCATGACCTGGCGGAGTTCCAGGCCATGCGGGCGCAGCTCGAGGCGATGGAATGCGCGGCGACAGAGATCGCTGAGGCCACACCCGAGCCGTTGCCGCAGTGA
- a CDS encoding DUF481 domain-containing protein, with translation MLFTFVSATALPRPAFASGAAAGAGAPDATGDVLVLSNGDTLHGKLVKVAGGKVTFHSEALGDVDVSWDHVKEMHSADQFGVLQKGVKLSHKKGAAAQIPTGSVDVANQSITLHAADAAPTPASIPVANAAYVVDTATIQKQFHEPSFFKGWNGAATAGATLVQATQNQYTVSGALSLVRLVPTVNWLDPRNRTMFDFQGSYGKITEPGVPTTKSAIFHIDAERDQYFSPKMYALAQTAFDHNFAQNLQLQQIYGGGLGWTLFSTPRHEADVKGTVQYERQQFITGTTGTTEDLIGSTFAFNYILHTKPFTYTQELAYIPSYNVPRAYSANETNTVAFTAYKNFGFSVGTIDSYLNNPPATVPATKRNSFQFTMGLTYAIKSQY, from the coding sequence GTGCTTTTTACTTTCGTGTCCGCAACCGCACTTCCCCGCCCCGCATTCGCCTCCGGTGCAGCGGCGGGCGCAGGTGCTCCCGATGCAACCGGCGATGTGCTGGTGCTGAGCAACGGCGACACGCTCCATGGAAAGCTGGTGAAGGTCGCCGGCGGCAAGGTGACGTTTCACTCGGAGGCGCTGGGCGATGTGGACGTAAGCTGGGACCACGTCAAGGAGATGCATTCTGCCGATCAGTTCGGCGTGCTGCAAAAGGGTGTGAAGCTGAGCCACAAGAAAGGCGCGGCGGCGCAGATTCCCACTGGCTCAGTGGACGTAGCGAACCAGTCGATCACGCTTCATGCGGCGGATGCGGCGCCAACGCCGGCGTCGATACCGGTTGCGAACGCAGCGTACGTGGTGGATACAGCAACCATTCAGAAGCAATTCCACGAGCCAAGCTTCTTCAAGGGATGGAATGGCGCCGCAACCGCCGGTGCAACGCTGGTGCAGGCCACGCAGAATCAGTACACGGTGTCGGGCGCATTGAGCCTGGTGCGGCTGGTTCCGACTGTGAACTGGCTCGATCCGCGCAATCGCACGATGTTCGACTTCCAGGGCTCCTACGGCAAGATCACTGAACCTGGCGTGCCGACCACCAAGTCTGCCATCTTTCACATAGACGCGGAACGCGACCAATACTTCTCGCCAAAGATGTATGCGCTAGCGCAGACCGCCTTCGATCACAATTTCGCGCAGAACCTGCAACTACAGCAGATCTACGGCGGCGGACTGGGCTGGACCCTCTTCAGCACTCCGCGGCACGAGGCCGACGTGAAGGGCACGGTGCAATACGAAAGGCAGCAATTCATCACCGGGACAACGGGCACCACCGAGGACCTGATCGGCTCTACGTTCGCGTTCAACTACATTCTTCACACGAAACCGTTCACATACACGCAGGAGCTTGCCTATATCCCTTCGTATAACGTGCCGCGCGCTTACTCGGCGAACGAAACGAATACTGTAGCCTTCACCGCTTACAAAAACTTCGGATTCTCCGTCGGCACGATTGACAGCTATCTGAACAACCCTCCGGCGACGGTGCCCGCCACCAAGCGCAACTCCTTCCAATTCACGATGGGCCTCACGTACGCGATCAAATCACAGTACTGA
- a CDS encoding helix-turn-helix domain-containing protein: protein MKLRALRTRKRLTLSRLAAETGLSTALLSKLETDRMIPTLPTLATICRVYGVGLSYFFNEPERHALSITRKAHLQGNARSSDTARTIPLTAPGQGARMHAEMVEVTSAAPLSLSEPNDETCGLIYVIEGKLEFSAGGMNELLEAGDCAYIESNMTLAWSTSGKQRCRVLIVKPPVEAGTPPREHASHYTTAEPPR, encoded by the coding sequence ATGAAACTGCGGGCGCTGCGCACCAGAAAGCGCCTTACCCTCTCGCGGTTGGCAGCCGAGACAGGCCTCTCCACCGCCCTGCTCTCCAAGCTCGAAACCGACCGCATGATTCCCACCCTGCCCACGCTTGCCACCATCTGCCGCGTCTACGGCGTAGGGCTCAGTTACTTCTTCAATGAGCCGGAACGGCACGCGCTCTCCATAACCCGCAAAGCCCACCTGCAGGGAAACGCCCGCAGCTCTGACACTGCCCGCACCATCCCTCTCACCGCGCCGGGCCAGGGTGCCCGGATGCATGCCGAAATGGTCGAAGTTACCTCGGCCGCACCGCTCTCGCTGAGCGAACCAAATGACGAGACCTGCGGACTGATCTACGTCATTGAAGGCAAACTGGAGTTCAGCGCCGGCGGCATGAACGAGCTGCTCGAAGCCGGCGACTGCGCCTACATTGAGAGCAATATGACGCTCGCTTGGAGCACCAGCGGCAAGCAGCGCTGCCGCGTCCTCATCGTGAAGCCGCCTGTCGAAGCAGGAACTCCGCCCCGGGAACACGCGTCGCACTATACGACCGCAGAGCCTCCCCGTTAG
- a CDS encoding sugar porter family MFS transporter: MKATLTGALGGLLFGFDTVVIAGAIDALVNLYHLSPQYKGFTVAIGLVGTVIGALGAGQIGQRLGSRETLRLTAILYVISAAGCAFAWNWDSFLVFRFIGGLGIGASSVLGPVYIAELSPAKWRGRFVALFQFNVVFGIMLAYMSNYVIRTMHLGATEWRWQVGVAGVPAVGFLIMLFGIPRSPRWSASRDRIDEALEVLRLMGDPDPEAELADIRSALNEEHATAHERVFQFKYRFPLFLAISIGAFNQLAGINAILYYINDIFAYAGYSTLSGDQKAIAIGATNLLFTMIGMSVIDKLGRKTLLLIGAAGTALCLAGVAGIFATHAHQGMLVWILVTYIAFFALSQGAVIWVYIGEVFPTSVRSKGQGVGSASHWFMNAAIAMAFPIVVNSMSPASPFIFFAVMTAVQFFTVLFFYPETKGQTLEDLQRKLVHAG, translated from the coding sequence ATGAAGGCCACCCTGACCGGTGCGCTCGGCGGACTTCTCTTCGGCTTCGATACTGTTGTGATTGCGGGCGCTATCGATGCCCTCGTCAACCTCTATCACCTGAGTCCGCAGTATAAGGGGTTCACTGTTGCCATCGGCCTTGTCGGCACCGTCATCGGCGCGCTCGGCGCGGGACAGATCGGGCAGCGCCTGGGCAGTCGCGAAACCCTCCGGCTCACCGCGATCCTCTACGTCATCTCCGCCGCCGGATGCGCCTTCGCCTGGAACTGGGATTCCTTCCTCGTTTTCCGCTTCATTGGCGGCCTCGGCATCGGCGCTTCCTCCGTCCTCGGCCCCGTCTACATCGCCGAGCTCTCACCTGCCAAGTGGCGCGGCCGCTTTGTCGCACTGTTCCAATTCAATGTCGTCTTTGGCATCATGCTGGCTTACATGTCGAACTACGTCATCCGCACCATGCACCTGGGCGCAACCGAGTGGCGTTGGCAGGTGGGCGTCGCCGGCGTGCCGGCGGTCGGCTTCCTCATCATGCTCTTCGGCATTCCGCGCAGCCCGCGCTGGTCCGCCTCCCGCGACCGCATCGACGAAGCCCTTGAGGTCCTCCGCCTCATGGGCGACCCGGACCCCGAAGCCGAGCTTGCCGACATCCGCTCCGCGCTCAACGAGGAACACGCCACCGCCCACGAGCGCGTCTTCCAGTTCAAGTACCGCTTCCCCCTCTTCCTTGCTATTTCGATAGGCGCGTTCAACCAGCTTGCCGGCATCAACGCCATCCTTTACTACATCAACGACATCTTCGCCTACGCCGGTTACAGCACCCTCTCCGGCGATCAAAAGGCCATCGCCATCGGCGCTACCAACCTCCTCTTCACCATGATCGGCATGAGCGTCATCGACAAACTCGGCCGCAAGACGCTGCTGCTCATCGGCGCGGCCGGAACCGCCCTGTGCCTTGCCGGTGTGGCTGGCATCTTCGCCACTCATGCCCACCAGGGCATGCTCGTCTGGATCCTCGTTACTTACATCGCCTTCTTCGCGCTTTCCCAGGGAGCCGTGATCTGGGTTTACATCGGCGAAGTCTTCCCCACCTCCGTCCGCTCCAAGGGCCAGGGAGTGGGTTCGGCCAGCCACTGGTTCATGAATGCCGCCATCGCGATGGCATTCCCCATCGTGGTCAACTCCATGAGCCCGGCTTCGCCTTTCATCTTCTTCGCGGTGATGACAGCCGTGCAGTTCTTCACTGTCCTGTTCTTCTATCCGGAGACGAAAGGCCAGACCCTGGAGGACCTGCAGCGCAAGCTCGTCCACGCTGGTTAA
- a CDS encoding class II aldolase/adducin family protein — MSPVRELDATQVREVVEAALSVLREREPVHVSPSVAVNSFEADGLRAEIIAVGRKLWERKYVDGAGGNISARLNSEYVLCTPTMLSKGDLQPADICLTDLEGNILAGDRLRTSELLLHLEIYRFNPRARAVVHCHPPHATGFALTGSAPPNGYMSEFEFFIGPVAVAPYETPGTPGFAETIRPFVHDHNTILLANHGIVCWSDTVTHAEWLAEILETYCTMYLIAQQVGRPLLPISEPKMQELLAAKRRLGWPDARFSPFVEPPSPPANPTDLDHLVERVLARLDARDCLR, encoded by the coding sequence GTGAGCCCAGTTCGCGAACTCGATGCCACGCAGGTGAGGGAAGTGGTGGAAGCAGCGCTCAGCGTCCTGCGCGAACGCGAGCCCGTGCACGTCTCCCCCTCCGTTGCCGTCAACTCCTTCGAGGCTGATGGCCTGCGCGCCGAGATCATCGCCGTAGGTCGCAAGCTGTGGGAGCGCAAATACGTTGACGGCGCAGGCGGCAACATCAGTGCGCGTCTCAACTCCGAGTACGTGCTCTGCACCCCCACCATGCTCAGCAAAGGCGACCTGCAGCCGGCGGACATCTGCCTTACCGACCTCGAAGGCAACATCCTCGCCGGCGACCGCCTCCGCACCAGCGAACTGCTGCTGCACCTCGAGATCTATCGCTTCAACCCACGCGCCCGCGCCGTCGTGCATTGCCATCCGCCGCATGCCACAGGCTTCGCCCTCACTGGCTCCGCTCCGCCCAACGGATACATGTCGGAGTTCGAGTTCTTCATCGGCCCCGTTGCCGTAGCGCCATACGAGACCCCCGGCACCCCTGGCTTCGCCGAGACCATCCGCCCCTTCGTGCACGACCACAACACGATCCTGCTCGCCAATCACGGTATCGTCTGCTGGTCTGACACCGTCACACACGCGGAGTGGCTCGCTGAGATCCTCGAGACCTACTGCACCATGTATCTGATCGCGCAGCAGGTCGGCCGTCCGCTGCTGCCCATCTCCGAGCCGAAGATGCAGGAACTGCTCGCCGCCAAACGTCGCCTCGGCTGGCCCGATGCGCGATTTAGTCCCTTTGTAGAGCCGCCGTCCCCTCCTGCCAACCCGACTGATCTCGATCACCTGGTCGAGCGCGTCCTGGCCCGCCTCGATGCGCGTGACTGCTTGCGTTAG